The proteins below are encoded in one region of Eubacterium sp. 1001713B170207_170306_E7:
- a CDS encoding class I SAM-dependent methyltransferase, with the protein MMTPRLQVIADNVLKNESMADIGTDHGYLPVYLMEQGLIPRAVAADINEKPLKKAEGLVAQSGYEKQIETRLGSGLTVLKPGEAATIVMAGMGGYLIRELLTASYEVAVSAKRLVLQPMNNAFIVRHFLEDNGFVIVNEDLAKEERRVYEIIVAEKGEMSIENDLDYLIGYEAERRKHPLLPELIDRKLELENKIIESTKNKHTQIAREQYQKSTAIAAALMEVKNGCKMQ; encoded by the coding sequence ATGATGACACCACGTTTGCAGGTGATTGCAGATAATGTATTAAAAAATGAAAGCATGGCAGATATCGGTACAGACCACGGATATCTGCCTGTTTATCTAATGGAACAGGGCTTGATTCCGCGGGCAGTAGCGGCGGATATTAATGAAAAGCCCTTAAAAAAGGCTGAGGGGCTTGTGGCCCAGTCTGGTTATGAAAAACAGATTGAAACGCGTTTGGGCTCGGGCCTGACCGTGTTAAAGCCCGGTGAAGCCGCCACCATTGTCATGGCAGGCATGGGCGGCTATCTCATAAGGGAGCTTCTGACAGCATCCTATGAGGTGGCAGTCTCAGCAAAACGCCTGGTGCTCCAGCCCATGAACAATGCCTTCATTGTCAGGCATTTTCTGGAGGACAATGGCTTTGTGATTGTAAATGAGGACCTTGCGAAGGAAGAACGCCGTGTATATGAAATCATCGTGGCTGAAAAGGGTGAAATGTCCATTGAAAACGATCTGGATTACCTGATTGGTTATGAGGCGGAAAGACGGAAGCATCCTCTTTTGCCTGAACTCATCGACCGGAAGCTGGAGCTGGAAAATAAAATCATTGAAAGTACAAAAAATAAGCATACCCAAATCGCCAGAGAACAGTATCAGAAAAGCACAGCCATTGCGGCTGCGCTGATGGAGGTGAAAAATGGCTGTAAAATGCAGTGA
- a CDS encoding Nif3-like dinuclear metal center hexameric protein, whose translation MAVKCSEITKVIEAVAPRSLAESWDNVGLQIGSYQKRVKKVLLTLDVTEAVVREAVMEKADMIIAHHPFIFNGIKSICTDELKGKIVAELIRNDISLYVAHTNLDKAELGLNDYIAKTLGIEERQPLDPSDEDKLYKIVVYVPVDYTDKIVKVMGDSGAGFIGNYSHCTYRTVGQGTFKPLEGTSPFIGGQGEVATVREDRVETIIDGRMMKTLIQKLKKVHPYEEMAYDLYPLENGALLNQNGLGKIGTLEEPMPPDAFIEHVKKALNLSHVRAAGSEPAKVRRIALCTGSGAEFIGLAKVKKADVYITGDLKYHDAQRAAENNLWVIDAGHFGTEKMVVGLLESLLRERVNDPEIEYVRSNYNEDFMRYY comes from the coding sequence ATGGCTGTAAAATGCAGTGAAATAACAAAGGTGATTGAAGCCGTAGCACCGAGAAGCCTTGCGGAATCTTGGGATAACGTTGGACTGCAGATCGGCTCATACCAGAAAAGAGTAAAAAAGGTACTGCTGACCCTGGATGTCACCGAGGCAGTGGTGCGGGAAGCGGTTATGGAAAAAGCCGATATGATTATCGCGCATCACCCTTTTATCTTTAATGGTATCAAATCCATCTGTACCGACGAGCTGAAAGGAAAGATTGTGGCCGAGCTGATCCGTAACGACATCAGCCTGTATGTCGCTCATACCAACCTGGATAAGGCAGAGCTTGGCCTTAATGACTATATCGCAAAAACCCTCGGCATTGAAGAACGGCAGCCGTTAGACCCATCCGATGAGGATAAGCTCTATAAAATTGTCGTTTATGTGCCGGTGGATTATACAGATAAAATCGTCAAAGTAATGGGGGACAGCGGCGCTGGATTTATCGGCAATTACAGCCACTGCACCTACCGCACAGTGGGCCAGGGAACCTTTAAGCCCCTTGAGGGCACTTCACCCTTTATCGGCGGGCAGGGTGAAGTGGCAACCGTCAGGGAAGACCGTGTGGAAACCATTATAGACGGTAGGATGATGAAAACCCTGATTCAAAAGCTTAAAAAGGTCCACCCCTATGAGGAGATGGCCTATGATTTATACCCGCTCGAAAACGGCGCGCTTTTAAACCAGAATGGCCTCGGTAAAATTGGTACGCTGGAAGAGCCAATGCCGCCGGACGCTTTTATCGAACATGTAAAAAAAGCGCTGAACCTGTCCCATGTACGGGCCGCGGGCAGCGAGCCGGCAAAGGTGCGGAGGATCGCCCTGTGTACAGGCAGCGGAGCGGAATTTATCGGGCTGGCCAAAGTGAAAAAGGCCGATGTGTACATTACCGGAGACCTGAAATACCACGACGCCCAGCGGGCTGCGGAAAACAACCTCTGGGTTATCGACGCCGGACACTTCGGTACAGAAAAGATGGTGGTGGGCCTGCTGGAAAGCCTGCTTCGTGAAAGGGTAAACGATCCGGAAATCGAGTATGTCCGCTCAAATTACAATGAAGATTTCATGCGTTATTATTAA
- the galE gene encoding UDP-glucose 4-epimerase GalE, with product MKVLVCGGAGYIGSHVVRALLDKGYEVVVLDNLSTGHRQSVPGGAVLEVGDIRDAACLERLFLRHEVGCVMHFCANSLVGESMEKPIEYYDNNVYGTLCLLRSMVNNDIKHFIFSSTAATYGEPERLPIDEETPKHPTNTYGETKLAVEKMLHWMEVAHGLHYKIFRYFNASGAHPSGEIGEDHAPETHLIPLILKTAQGIRDKIYVFGDDYDTPDGSCIRDYIHVMDIAEAHILGMEDLTKSETSDVYNLGNGNGFSVLEVIEKVKAITGKDFEVEIADRRAGDPGVLIASSEKAQKALGWSPVNSSLEYIIETAWKWHQGHPEGYGLV from the coding sequence ATGAAAGTTTTAGTTTGCGGAGGAGCCGGCTATATAGGTTCTCATGTGGTCAGAGCGCTTTTGGACAAGGGCTATGAAGTGGTGGTGCTGGACAATCTGTCCACCGGACACCGCCAGTCAGTGCCCGGAGGCGCAGTGCTGGAGGTGGGGGATATCCGTGATGCCGCCTGCCTTGAAAGATTGTTCTTACGCCATGAGGTTGGCTGTGTCATGCACTTCTGCGCCAACTCACTGGTAGGCGAAAGCATGGAAAAGCCCATTGAATATTATGATAACAATGTCTACGGAACCCTGTGCCTGCTGCGTTCCATGGTTAATAATGACATCAAGCATTTTATTTTCTCATCGACAGCGGCGACCTACGGCGAGCCGGAACGTCTGCCCATTGATGAGGAGACACCCAAGCATCCTACCAATACCTATGGCGAAACAAAGCTGGCCGTTGAAAAAATGCTGCACTGGATGGAGGTAGCCCACGGGCTTCACTACAAGATTTTCCGCTATTTCAACGCTTCCGGGGCACACCCAAGCGGAGAGATCGGCGAGGATCACGCGCCGGAAACCCACCTGATACCGCTGATTTTAAAAACAGCTCAGGGCATCCGCGATAAGATTTATGTTTTTGGCGATGACTATGATACGCCTGATGGCAGTTGTATCCGCGATTATATCCATGTAATGGACATTGCGGAAGCCCACATTCTGGGAATGGAGGATTTGACAAAATCTGAAACCAGTGATGTTTATAACCTGGGCAACGGCAATGGCTTTTCCGTTCTAGAAGTCATTGAAAAGGTTAAAGCCATCACTGGCAAAGATTTTGAGGTTGAAATTGCAGACCGCCGCGCCGGAGATCCAGGCGTACTGATCGCAAGCTCAGAAAAAGCGCAGAAAGCGCTGGGATGGTCACCGGTGAATTCATCACTCGAATACATCATTGAAACCGCCTGGAAATGGCACCAGGGGCATCCTGAAGGCTATGGCCTCGTTTAA
- the iorA gene encoding indolepyruvate ferredoxin oxidoreductase subunit alpha produces MKKLLTGNEAIARGAWEAGVKFATAYPGTPSTETLENVATYDGIVSEWAPNEKVAVEAAAGASIAGIRSLAVMKHVGVNVAADPIFTFAYLGVNGGSVIVTADEPGMHSSQNEQDNRNYARHAKMPMFEPSDSQESKDMLKDAYEVSETYDCPVLYRMTTRVCHSKSIVECQDRVEVDDKEYVKDIMKNCPLPAHARVMQVKLAENFEKLAEYTETSKWNYIEDNQKEIGVIASGVAFRYAKEVFGDTASYLKLGFTYPLPKKMIAEFAGRVKKIYVLEENDPILETEIKAMGIDVIGKELFPAMGELTPERIREALYGKNEVTLAPDPEKVVGRPPAFCAGCPHRGIFYELGRRKNVMIFSDIGCYSLGLTPPYNATDAMICMGASISGGHGVAKAMAIKNKDMKVVSVIGDSTFFHSGMTSLMDVTYNKSNVLTVILDNRITGMTGHQENPGSGYDLKGDPAPIMDIETIVRALGVKNVRTVDPNNLEETDAALDWGLSNDEASVIITRWPCALKRFSQADKEEFPEAFKRHCKVDTDLCIGCKKCLKSGCPALAFNSTVPKKSGILEESCLGCEVCLQICPKHAIYVEEEK; encoded by the coding sequence ATGAAGAAATTATTAACCGGCAATGAAGCCATTGCCCGCGGGGCCTGGGAAGCCGGCGTTAAGTTTGCCACAGCATATCCCGGTACGCCAAGTACTGAAACGCTTGAAAATGTTGCGACCTATGATGGCATTGTTTCTGAATGGGCGCCAAATGAAAAGGTAGCGGTTGAAGCGGCTGCAGGTGCTTCGATTGCAGGCATCCGTTCACTGGCTGTCATGAAACATGTTGGGGTAAATGTCGCGGCTGACCCGATTTTCACTTTCGCCTATTTAGGCGTCAACGGAGGCTCTGTCATCGTAACGGCCGATGAACCCGGTATGCATTCCTCACAGAATGAACAGGACAACCGCAACTATGCGCGTCATGCTAAAATGCCCATGTTTGAGCCGTCCGACAGCCAGGAATCCAAGGATATGCTCAAAGACGCTTACGAAGTCAGCGAAACCTATGACTGTCCGGTGCTGTACCGGATGACCACCCGTGTCTGCCACTCAAAATCTATTGTCGAGTGCCAGGACCGCGTAGAAGTCGACGATAAAGAATACGTAAAAGATATTATGAAAAACTGCCCTCTGCCGGCCCATGCCCGCGTGATGCAGGTGAAGCTGGCAGAAAACTTTGAAAAACTGGCAGAATATACAGAAACCTCAAAGTGGAACTACATTGAAGACAACCAGAAGGAAATCGGGGTGATCGCTTCCGGCGTGGCCTTCCGCTACGCGAAAGAAGTCTTTGGCGATACCGCATCCTATTTAAAACTGGGCTTTACCTACCCGCTGCCGAAAAAAATGATTGCCGAGTTTGCAGGCAGGGTTAAAAAGATCTATGTCCTCGAAGAAAACGATCCGATTCTTGAAACTGAAATCAAGGCCATGGGGATTGATGTCATCGGGAAAGAGCTGTTTCCGGCCATGGGCGAACTGACGCCTGAACGCATCCGGGAAGCCCTCTACGGCAAAAATGAAGTGACATTGGCACCTGACCCTGAAAAGGTCGTTGGCCGTCCTCCGGCATTCTGCGCCGGTTGTCCGCACCGTGGGATTTTCTATGAGCTGGGCCGCCGCAAAAACGTCATGATTTTCAGTGACATCGGCTGTTACTCGCTGGGCCTGACCCCGCCGTACAATGCCACCGATGCCATGATCTGTATGGGCGCCAGCATCAGCGGCGGCCACGGAGTGGCAAAAGCAATGGCGATCAAAAATAAAGATATGAAGGTTGTCTCTGTTATCGGCGATTCCACCTTCTTCCACTCCGGCATGACCAGTCTCATGGATGTTACCTATAACAAGAGCAATGTTTTAACCGTTATTCTGGATAATCGGATCACCGGGATGACCGGCCACCAGGAAAACCCAGGCAGCGGCTATGACCTGAAGGGCGATCCCGCGCCGATCATGGATATTGAAACCATTGTCCGCGCACTGGGTGTCAAGAATGTCCGTACTGTTGACCCGAACAATCTGGAAGAAACCGACGCGGCGCTTGACTGGGGCCTGTCCAATGACGAAGCCTCTGTCATTATCACACGCTGGCCGTGCGCGCTCAAGCGATTCTCTCAGGCAGACAAGGAAGAGTTCCCGGAAGCTTTCAAGCGTCACTGCAAGGTGGATACCGACCTGTGCATCGGCTGTAAGAAATGCCTGAAATCCGGCTGCCCTGCTTTAGCCTTTAACTCTACCGTACCGAAAAAATCCGGTATTCTGGAAGAATCATGTCTGGGCTGTGAGGTTTGCCTGCAAATCTGCCCGAAGCATGCCATTTATGTAGAGGAGGAAAAGTAG
- a CDS encoding indolepyruvate oxidoreductase subunit beta, with amino-acid sequence MKTKNILLVGVGGQGTITAAKLLTTGLMEAGYDVKMSEIHGMSQRGGSVSSQVRYGDDVQSPVIEMGTADIIVAFEKMEALRYIDFLKEDGKIIVNDAEIWPLPVVIGKATYPEKILETLQEKANVRVMNASAMAEEMGNLKVMNVILLGAIIKSMGLQDIAWDEIIRNNVKPKFVDLNIKAMAVGMDAVN; translated from the coding sequence ATGAAAACAAAAAATATATTATTGGTTGGTGTTGGCGGTCAGGGAACCATTACAGCGGCAAAGCTGCTGACCACCGGGCTGATGGAAGCCGGCTACGATGTGAAGATGAGTGAAATTCACGGGATGAGCCAGCGCGGCGGCTCTGTTTCATCCCAGGTCCGCTATGGTGACGATGTTCAGTCGCCAGTCATTGAAATGGGAACCGCAGACATTATTGTCGCCTTTGAAAAAATGGAAGCGCTGCGTTACATTGACTTTTTAAAGGAAGACGGAAAGATTATTGTCAATGATGCGGAAATCTGGCCACTGCCGGTTGTTATCGGCAAAGCCACCTATCCGGAAAAAATTCTGGAAACACTGCAGGAAAAAGCCAATGTCCGCGTGATGAATGCCTCCGCAATGGCCGAAGAAATGGGCAACCTCAAGGTGATGAATGTTATTCTGCTTGGTGCCATTATTAAATCCATGGGGCTTCAGGACATTGCCTGGGATGAAATTATCCGAAATAATGTGAAACCCAAATTTGTGGATTTGAATATTAAAGCGATGGCTGTCGGAATGGACGCCGTCAACTAA
- a CDS encoding cysteine-rich small domain-containing protein: MCKKEFETENFKFFQNRDCEYFPCHKTENLDEFNCLFCYCPLYALGRDCGGGFEYTEKGIKNCTNCLVPHKKENYDRIIEKLLILIERVKEQ; this comes from the coding sequence ATGTGTAAAAAAGAATTTGAAACAGAAAACTTTAAGTTTTTTCAGAACAGGGATTGTGAATACTTTCCCTGTCATAAAACAGAAAATCTGGATGAGTTTAACTGTTTATTTTGTTACTGTCCTTTGTACGCGCTGGGAAGGGACTGCGGCGGTGGTTTTGAATACACAGAAAAGGGTATAAAGAACTGTACAAATTGCCTTGTTCCCCATAAAAAAGAGAACTATGACCGGATCATCGAAAAACTCCTGATCCTTATCGAGCGCGTTAAAGAGCAGTAG
- the plsY gene encoding glycerol-3-phosphate 1-O-acyltransferase PlsY yields MSILIGLILVVAAYFIGNLDFAYIMVRAVKGEDVRNYGSGNAGTTNVLRTMGLKYAIPVFILDALKGSVVILAARLLGFSEAWVAAAGIAVVCGHNWPVCLGFRGGKGTATSIGVFIVFDWPIALICIAVGLIFLAIFRMMSLTSIIGMVSLPIAVLIKSIFITHGAVFTPELVFALFLCCSTVFQHRANIKRIAAGTESKVGQKVKMGGDDKKGN; encoded by the coding sequence ATGAGTATACTTATTGGCTTGATTTTGGTTGTGGCGGCCTATTTTATCGGTAATCTTGATTTTGCCTATATTATGGTCCGCGCTGTAAAGGGTGAGGATGTCCGTAATTACGGAAGCGGCAACGCGGGTACGACCAATGTACTGCGGACAATGGGTCTGAAATATGCCATTCCTGTTTTTATACTGGATGCGCTTAAGGGCTCTGTTGTGATTCTTGCCGCCAGACTGCTTGGTTTCAGCGAAGCATGGGTCGCTGCTGCGGGGATTGCAGTGGTCTGCGGTCATAACTGGCCGGTCTGCCTTGGTTTCAGAGGTGGAAAAGGAACCGCAACCTCCATCGGCGTTTTTATCGTCTTTGACTGGCCCATTGCGCTGATCTGTATTGCGGTTGGCCTGATCTTCCTGGCGATTTTCAGAATGATGTCGCTGACTTCCATCATCGGGATGGTATCCCTTCCGATTGCAGTTCTCATTAAAAGTATTTTTATTACGCATGGGGCTGTTTTTACACCCGAGCTGGTTTTTGCCCTGTTCCTCTGCTGCTCGACAGTATTCCAGCACCGCGCGAATATCAAGCGGATTGCGGCTGGTACTGAAAGTAAGGTGGGGCAGAAGGTTAAAATGGGTGGAGACGACAAGAAAGGCAACTAA